In Capillimicrobium parvum, a genomic segment contains:
- a CDS encoding tyrosine-type recombinase/integrase, whose translation MARPATCSVVRREQKRGTRFALRVTYQGVRHFIALGTTWEGWNEQRVERERALVATLLERGEWTPPRPATPQATADPTPQPDEQDTFAVFASRFYAARCKRMDSEKSKQALRWRLGAAIGHIGDLPVGSVDAAAIDDMVTALLTERDEIETAAAMGAPLMQTVYVPSAGRTYQRRRKGLSNSSINKVVSAVRMVLEDARRRQIIANQPVDRHSMVRPEPPNRSSLQVKQIQAVLCAAATAEREQRGLDWEDVLAIRESHEPHTRLAARYRVSDTLIRKIRRRELWVDQPARRRNDVPRHAIWAVLIGTGVRIDELCGLREGEHVNLHARRVSITRDITKTNAGERVIPMLPFVHDALIAHYERHPPHPGRRVFETRNGTPQTPDNVRTHVVDKIVSIANANGSPIPRCTPHTLRRTFASILAEIGIPPRRAMYLLGHTDAKFTMSVYQQVLDLSHDGLSTLEAVLGCDIDEAFSVLAGRHAGRQRATSL comes from the coding sequence CGGTCGTGCGCCGCGAGCAGAAGCGCGGGACCCGGTTCGCCCTCCGGGTCACGTACCAGGGCGTCAGGCACTTCATCGCGCTCGGTACGACATGGGAAGGCTGGAACGAGCAACGCGTCGAGCGCGAACGAGCACTCGTCGCGACGCTCCTCGAGCGCGGCGAATGGACCCCGCCGCGCCCCGCAACGCCCCAAGCGACCGCTGACCCGACACCGCAACCCGACGAGCAGGACACGTTCGCCGTCTTCGCATCGCGCTTCTACGCGGCCCGCTGCAAGCGCATGGACTCCGAGAAGTCCAAGCAGGCACTGCGCTGGCGGCTCGGCGCGGCAATCGGGCACATTGGTGACCTCCCCGTCGGCAGCGTCGACGCGGCGGCGATCGACGACATGGTCACCGCACTGCTGACCGAACGCGACGAGATCGAAACCGCAGCAGCAATGGGCGCACCGCTCATGCAGACCGTGTACGTCCCGAGCGCGGGTCGGACCTATCAACGCCGCCGCAAGGGCCTGTCCAACAGCTCGATCAACAAGGTGGTCAGCGCCGTCCGCATGGTGCTCGAGGACGCGCGCCGCCGCCAGATCATCGCGAACCAGCCTGTGGACCGTCACTCGATGGTCCGCCCCGAGCCCCCGAATCGGAGCTCCCTTCAGGTCAAGCAGATCCAAGCGGTTCTCTGCGCCGCGGCGACCGCTGAGCGCGAGCAGCGAGGCCTCGACTGGGAGGACGTCCTAGCGATACGAGAGTCGCACGAACCCCACACGCGACTCGCCGCGCGTTATCGAGTCAGCGACACGCTGATCCGCAAGATCCGCCGTCGGGAACTCTGGGTCGACCAGCCGGCGCGGCGGCGCAACGACGTGCCGCGCCACGCGATCTGGGCCGTACTCATCGGCACGGGCGTGCGCATCGACGAGCTCTGCGGTCTACGAGAAGGCGAGCACGTCAACCTCCACGCTCGACGCGTCAGCATCACCCGCGACATCACGAAGACCAACGCCGGCGAGCGCGTCATCCCGATGCTGCCGTTCGTTCACGACGCGCTCATCGCTCATTACGAACGACATCCGCCGCACCCGGGTCGCCGTGTCTTCGAGACACGCAACGGCACGCCCCAAACCCCCGACAACGTCCGCACGCATGTAGTCGACAAGATCGTCTCCATCGCGAACGCCAACGGCTCGCCCATTCCGCGCTGCACCCCGCACACCCTGAGACGGACCTTCGCGTCGATCCTCGCCGAGATCGGGATCCCGCCCCGTCGCGCGATGTACCTCCTCGGCCATACGGACGCCAAGTTCACGATGAGCGTGTACCAGCAGGTGCTCGACCTCAGTCATGACGGACTGAGCACGCTCGAAGCCGTGCTTGGCTGCGACATCGACGAGGCATTCTCGGTGCTCGCCGGACGACACGCCGGACGCCAGCGAGCAACGTCGCTTTGA